A stretch of the Neodiprion lecontei isolate iyNeoLeco1 chromosome 4, iyNeoLeco1.1, whole genome shotgun sequence genome encodes the following:
- the LOC107223715 gene encoding amphiphysin isoform X1 — protein MAESKGALIAKTVQKHAGRAKEKFLQNLGKVDRTADDIFDEHLQNFTRQQNAANRLQKEFNNYIRCIRAVQAASKTLMDSLNEIYESQWTGHDLLYVQAQNMDMLWQDFTHKLADQVLVPLNTYQSQFPEMRKKIDKRGRKLVDYDGQRHSFQSLQGNPKKRDELKVSRGKEQLDEAKRTYEQLNSELHDELPALYDSRVLFLVTNLQTLFAAEQVFHAETAKVYSELEAIVDKLANESQRGSYTLKKNSESQSPKSPNANSSLIINTQPAQNNISAVLGETTVAAGDTSPTTQINGNANSNANSNANSLNNKDGPPESPPIKPVQPVEELYDIPIDVEYQNGTNLSIGATTDNLPPGVLYRVKATYKYTREDVDELSFDVGEIIRVIEYEDPEEQEEGWLMGVKEGSTEKGMFPANFTKPL, from the exons tttcttcaaaatttggGAAAGGTAGACCGGACAGCTGACGACATCTTCGATGAACATTTACAAAACTTCACAAGACAGCAGAATGCGGCCAACAGGCTTCAAAAAGAGTTCAACAATTACATTAGGTGTATCAGAG CGGTACAGGCGGCTTCAAAAACGCTCATGGATTCCTTGAATGAAATCTATGAGAGCCAGTGGACCGGACACGACCTTCTGTACGTTCAGGCACAGAATATGGACATGCTGTGGCAGGATTTCACTCATAAATTGGCCGATCAAGTCCTTGTCCCCCTCAACACATACCAAAGCCAGTTTCCTGAGATGAGG aaaaaaatagacaaGAGAGGACGTAAGCTTGTCGACTACGATGGACAGAGACATAGCTTCCAGTCGTTACAAGGCAATCCGAAGAAACGAGACGAGCTTAAAGTTTCGCGAGGCAAAGAACAATTGGATGAAGCTAAACGAACTTACGAACAGCTGAATTCAGAACTTCATGACGAATTGCCTGCGCTATACGACTCCCGTGTTCTTTTCTTGGTTACTAATCTGCAGACTCTTTTCGCCGCCGAGCAAGTATTTCATGCTGAGACAGCCAAG GTCTATTCTGAGCTTGAAGCAATAGTAGACAAATTAGCCAACGAAAGTCAGCGAGGATCTTATACATTGAAGAAAAACTCTGAGTCGCAATCGCCAAAATCGCCAAACGCTAATTCGTC ATTGATAATCAACACGCAACCAGCGCAGAATAATATATCAGCAG TATTGGGCGAGACGACTGTCGCTGCTGGAGATACTTCACCTACTACTCAAATAAACGGCAATGCTAACAGCAACGCTAACAGCAATGCTAACTCCTTAAATAACAAAGATGGCCCTCCTGAAAGCCCGCCAATCAAGCCTGTCCAACCAGTTGAGGAGTTATATGATATCCCAATTG ACGTGGAATATCAAAATGGTACCAATTTATCTATAGGGGCGACAACAGACAACTTGCCACCCGGTGTTTTGTACAGGGTGAAAGCAACTTACAAGTACACGCGTGAAGATGTGGACGAATTGTCGTTCGACGTTGGGGAGATCATTCGTGTTATCGAGTATGAAGACCCCGAGGAACAG GAGGAAGGGTGGTTAATGGGTGTGAAGGAAGGATCTACTGAGAAGGGCATGTTCCCAGCAAACTTTACGAAACCACTGTGA
- the LOC107223715 gene encoding amphiphysin isoform X6 has translation MDSLNEIYESQWTGHDLLYVQAQNMDMLWQDFTHKLADQVLVPLNTYQSQFPEMRKKIDKRGRKLVDYDGQRHSFQSLQGNPKKRDELKVSRGKEQLDEAKRTYEQLNSELHDELPALYDSRVLFLVTNLQTLFAAEQVFHAETAKVYSELEAIVDKLANESQRGSYTLKKNSESQSPKSPNANSSLIINTQPAQNNISAVLGETTVAAGDTSPTTQINGNANSNANSNANSLNNKDGPPESPPIKPVQPVEELYDIPIDVEYQNGTNLSIGATTDNLPPGVLYRVKATYKYTREDVDELSFDVGEIIRVIEYEDPEEQEEGWLMGVKEGSTEKGMFPANFTKPL, from the exons ATGGATTCCTTGAATGAAATCTATGAGAGCCAGTGGACCGGACACGACCTTCTGTACGTTCAGGCACAGAATATGGACATGCTGTGGCAGGATTTCACTCATAAATTGGCCGATCAAGTCCTTGTCCCCCTCAACACATACCAAAGCCAGTTTCCTGAGATGAGG aaaaaaatagacaaGAGAGGACGTAAGCTTGTCGACTACGATGGACAGAGACATAGCTTCCAGTCGTTACAAGGCAATCCGAAGAAACGAGACGAGCTTAAAGTTTCGCGAGGCAAAGAACAATTGGATGAAGCTAAACGAACTTACGAACAGCTGAATTCAGAACTTCATGACGAATTGCCTGCGCTATACGACTCCCGTGTTCTTTTCTTGGTTACTAATCTGCAGACTCTTTTCGCCGCCGAGCAAGTATTTCATGCTGAGACAGCCAAG GTCTATTCTGAGCTTGAAGCAATAGTAGACAAATTAGCCAACGAAAGTCAGCGAGGATCTTATACATTGAAGAAAAACTCTGAGTCGCAATCGCCAAAATCGCCAAACGCTAATTCGTC ATTGATAATCAACACGCAACCAGCGCAGAATAATATATCAGCAG TATTGGGCGAGACGACTGTCGCTGCTGGAGATACTTCACCTACTACTCAAATAAACGGCAATGCTAACAGCAACGCTAACAGCAATGCTAACTCCTTAAATAACAAAGATGGCCCTCCTGAAAGCCCGCCAATCAAGCCTGTCCAACCAGTTGAGGAGTTATATGATATCCCAATTG ACGTGGAATATCAAAATGGTACCAATTTATCTATAGGGGCGACAACAGACAACTTGCCACCCGGTGTTTTGTACAGGGTGAAAGCAACTTACAAGTACACGCGTGAAGATGTGGACGAATTGTCGTTCGACGTTGGGGAGATCATTCGTGTTATCGAGTATGAAGACCCCGAGGAACAG GAGGAAGGGTGGTTAATGGGTGTGAAGGAAGGATCTACTGAGAAGGGCATGTTCCCAGCAAACTTTACGAAACCACTGTGA
- the LOC107223715 gene encoding amphiphysin isoform X5 — MAESKGALIAKTVQKHAGRAKEKFLQNLGKVDRTADDIFDEHLQNFTRQQNAANRLQKEFNNYIRCIRAVQAASKTLMDSLNEIYESQWTGHDLLYVQAQNMDMLWQDFTHKLADQVLVPLNTYQSQFPEMRKKIDKRGRKLVDYDGQRHSFQSLQGNPKKRDELKVSRGKEQLDEAKRTYEQLNSELHDELPALYDSRVLFLVTNLQTLFAAEQVFHAETAKVYSELEAIVDKLANESQRGSYTLKKNSESQSPKSPNANSSLIINTQPAQNNISAGATTDNLPPGVLYRVKATYKYTREDVDELSFDVGEIIRVIEYEDPEEQEEGWLMGVKEGSTEKGMFPANFTKPL; from the exons tttcttcaaaatttggGAAAGGTAGACCGGACAGCTGACGACATCTTCGATGAACATTTACAAAACTTCACAAGACAGCAGAATGCGGCCAACAGGCTTCAAAAAGAGTTCAACAATTACATTAGGTGTATCAGAG CGGTACAGGCGGCTTCAAAAACGCTCATGGATTCCTTGAATGAAATCTATGAGAGCCAGTGGACCGGACACGACCTTCTGTACGTTCAGGCACAGAATATGGACATGCTGTGGCAGGATTTCACTCATAAATTGGCCGATCAAGTCCTTGTCCCCCTCAACACATACCAAAGCCAGTTTCCTGAGATGAGG aaaaaaatagacaaGAGAGGACGTAAGCTTGTCGACTACGATGGACAGAGACATAGCTTCCAGTCGTTACAAGGCAATCCGAAGAAACGAGACGAGCTTAAAGTTTCGCGAGGCAAAGAACAATTGGATGAAGCTAAACGAACTTACGAACAGCTGAATTCAGAACTTCATGACGAATTGCCTGCGCTATACGACTCCCGTGTTCTTTTCTTGGTTACTAATCTGCAGACTCTTTTCGCCGCCGAGCAAGTATTTCATGCTGAGACAGCCAAG GTCTATTCTGAGCTTGAAGCAATAGTAGACAAATTAGCCAACGAAAGTCAGCGAGGATCTTATACATTGAAGAAAAACTCTGAGTCGCAATCGCCAAAATCGCCAAACGCTAATTCGTC ATTGATAATCAACACGCAACCAGCGCAGAATAATATATCAGCAG GGGCGACAACAGACAACTTGCCACCCGGTGTTTTGTACAGGGTGAAAGCAACTTACAAGTACACGCGTGAAGATGTGGACGAATTGTCGTTCGACGTTGGGGAGATCATTCGTGTTATCGAGTATGAAGACCCCGAGGAACAG GAGGAAGGGTGGTTAATGGGTGTGAAGGAAGGATCTACTGAGAAGGGCATGTTCCCAGCAAACTTTACGAAACCACTGTGA
- the LOC107223715 gene encoding amphiphysin isoform X4 has product MAESKGALIAKTVQKHAGRAKEKFLQNLGKVDRTADDIFDEHLQNFTRQQNAANRLQKEFNNYIRCIRAVQAASKTLMDSLNEIYESQWTGHDLLYVQAQNMDMLWQDFTHKLADQVLVPLNTYQSQFPEMRKKIDKRGRKLVDYDGQRHSFQSLQGNPKKRDELKVSRGKEQLDEAKRTYEQLNSELHDELPALYDSRVLFLVTNLQTLFAAEQVFHAETAKVYSELEAIVDKLANESQRGSYTLKKNSESQSPKSPNANSSLIINTQPAQNNISADVEYQNGTNLSIGATTDNLPPGVLYRVKATYKYTREDVDELSFDVGEIIRVIEYEDPEEQEEGWLMGVKEGSTEKGMFPANFTKPL; this is encoded by the exons tttcttcaaaatttggGAAAGGTAGACCGGACAGCTGACGACATCTTCGATGAACATTTACAAAACTTCACAAGACAGCAGAATGCGGCCAACAGGCTTCAAAAAGAGTTCAACAATTACATTAGGTGTATCAGAG CGGTACAGGCGGCTTCAAAAACGCTCATGGATTCCTTGAATGAAATCTATGAGAGCCAGTGGACCGGACACGACCTTCTGTACGTTCAGGCACAGAATATGGACATGCTGTGGCAGGATTTCACTCATAAATTGGCCGATCAAGTCCTTGTCCCCCTCAACACATACCAAAGCCAGTTTCCTGAGATGAGG aaaaaaatagacaaGAGAGGACGTAAGCTTGTCGACTACGATGGACAGAGACATAGCTTCCAGTCGTTACAAGGCAATCCGAAGAAACGAGACGAGCTTAAAGTTTCGCGAGGCAAAGAACAATTGGATGAAGCTAAACGAACTTACGAACAGCTGAATTCAGAACTTCATGACGAATTGCCTGCGCTATACGACTCCCGTGTTCTTTTCTTGGTTACTAATCTGCAGACTCTTTTCGCCGCCGAGCAAGTATTTCATGCTGAGACAGCCAAG GTCTATTCTGAGCTTGAAGCAATAGTAGACAAATTAGCCAACGAAAGTCAGCGAGGATCTTATACATTGAAGAAAAACTCTGAGTCGCAATCGCCAAAATCGCCAAACGCTAATTCGTC ATTGATAATCAACACGCAACCAGCGCAGAATAATATATCAGCAG ACGTGGAATATCAAAATGGTACCAATTTATCTATAGGGGCGACAACAGACAACTTGCCACCCGGTGTTTTGTACAGGGTGAAAGCAACTTACAAGTACACGCGTGAAGATGTGGACGAATTGTCGTTCGACGTTGGGGAGATCATTCGTGTTATCGAGTATGAAGACCCCGAGGAACAG GAGGAAGGGTGGTTAATGGGTGTGAAGGAAGGATCTACTGAGAAGGGCATGTTCCCAGCAAACTTTACGAAACCACTGTGA
- the LOC107223712 gene encoding uncharacterized protein LOC107223712 — MSRSQDRKCYYTRWSDPVLRRRYSMHLVPTSEEDTSSVRRSRSSSPLLNTLHASVAQLDPQIACLSCRNHYKKQKSSKSQFSKSSGTRDGSQRMRESLEIQLVGSQVEEALSSDKQTALLGHLELATDALEALMQHISSLQVSHVSAQRAFHLVHRLILPQSSPMINCRNSVSADLKTRLRQAESCKDNNLRLLCDAMENCSKNIGVSKQLQSLIDDHKMKKKDFAVAARNFKNLLDNSKLTLSQMDKLQWQYQAIMDDYKQNRRILESQLPSIIKIRLGAIVQGFSTIAAFYEDTEYFKQVSELLKILGETLCQDESATDNHHKYAKSQVQEMCQKCKVNRVEKK, encoded by the exons ATGTCTAGATCACAGGATCGGAAGTGTTATTACACCAGATGGAGCGACCCTGTACTGCGAAGGCGATACTCGATGCACTTGGTTCCAACTTCTGAAGAGGACACGTCTTCCGTTAGAAGATCAAGGTCATCATCGCCACTCCTCAACACGTTGCATGCGTCTGTCGCTCAACTGGATCCGCAGATTGCATGCTTGTCTTGTCGCAACcattataaaaaacaaaaatcttcAAAGAGTCAATTTTCG AAATCGAGTGGTACGAGAGACGGATCTCAGCGGATGCGAGAGAGTCTGGAAATACAGTTGGTCGGTAGCCAGGTGGAGGAAGCTTTGTCTAGCGATAAGCAAACGGCGCTACTTGGACATCTCGAACTTGCCACCGACGCTCTCGAGGCTCTGATGCAGCACATTAGCTCTTTGCAAGTGTCTCATGTCTCGGCACAGCGAGCCTTTCACCTAGTTCATCGGTTGATCCTACCCCAATCCTCCCCAATGATCAATTGCAGAAACTCCGTTTCTGCCGATTTAAAAACTCGACTTAGGCAG GCCGAATCTTGCAAGGATAATAATCTGCGTTTACTCTGCGACGCGATGGAGAATTGCTCTAAAAATATAGGGGTATCCAAACAGCTGCAGTCTCTTATAGACGATcataaaatgaagaagaaagacTTTGCCGTCGCTGCTAGaaactttaaaaatttgttggatAATTCTAAACTGACTCTGTCTCAAATGGACAAGCTTCAATGGCAATACCAAGCCATAATGGATGATTATAAACAAAATAGGAGAATTTTGGAGTCGCAGCTACCCAGCATTATCAAGAT TCGTCTAGGTGCTATCGTACAAGGTTTCTCTACGATAGCTGCATTCTACGAAGACACAGAGTACTTCAAACAGGTTTCAGAATTGCTGAAAATACTAGGTGAAACGCTGTGCCAGGATGAGTCTg cCACAGATAATCATCATAAATATGCGAAATCTCAAGTTCAAGAAATGTGTCAAAAGTGTAAGGTAAACAGGGTGGAGAAGAAATAA
- the LOC107223715 gene encoding amphiphysin isoform X3, whose protein sequence is MAESKGALIAKTVQKHAGRAKEKFLQNLGKVDRTADDIFDEHLQNFTRQQNAANRLQKEFNNYIRCIRAVQAASKTLMDSLNEIYESQWTGHDLLYVQAQNMDMLWQDFTHKLADQVLVPLNTYQSQFPEMRKKIDKRGRKLVDYDGQRHSFQSLQGNPKKRDELKVSRGKEQLDEAKRTYEQLNSELHDELPALYDSRVLFLVTNLQTLFAAEQVFHAETAKVYSELEAIVDKLANESQRGSYTLKKNSESQSPKSPNANSSLIINTQPAQNNISAVLGETTVAAGDTSPTTQINGNANSNANSNANSLNNKDGPPESPPIKPVQPVEELYDIPIGATTDNLPPGVLYRVKATYKYTREDVDELSFDVGEIIRVIEYEDPEEQEEGWLMGVKEGSTEKGMFPANFTKPL, encoded by the exons tttcttcaaaatttggGAAAGGTAGACCGGACAGCTGACGACATCTTCGATGAACATTTACAAAACTTCACAAGACAGCAGAATGCGGCCAACAGGCTTCAAAAAGAGTTCAACAATTACATTAGGTGTATCAGAG CGGTACAGGCGGCTTCAAAAACGCTCATGGATTCCTTGAATGAAATCTATGAGAGCCAGTGGACCGGACACGACCTTCTGTACGTTCAGGCACAGAATATGGACATGCTGTGGCAGGATTTCACTCATAAATTGGCCGATCAAGTCCTTGTCCCCCTCAACACATACCAAAGCCAGTTTCCTGAGATGAGG aaaaaaatagacaaGAGAGGACGTAAGCTTGTCGACTACGATGGACAGAGACATAGCTTCCAGTCGTTACAAGGCAATCCGAAGAAACGAGACGAGCTTAAAGTTTCGCGAGGCAAAGAACAATTGGATGAAGCTAAACGAACTTACGAACAGCTGAATTCAGAACTTCATGACGAATTGCCTGCGCTATACGACTCCCGTGTTCTTTTCTTGGTTACTAATCTGCAGACTCTTTTCGCCGCCGAGCAAGTATTTCATGCTGAGACAGCCAAG GTCTATTCTGAGCTTGAAGCAATAGTAGACAAATTAGCCAACGAAAGTCAGCGAGGATCTTATACATTGAAGAAAAACTCTGAGTCGCAATCGCCAAAATCGCCAAACGCTAATTCGTC ATTGATAATCAACACGCAACCAGCGCAGAATAATATATCAGCAG TATTGGGCGAGACGACTGTCGCTGCTGGAGATACTTCACCTACTACTCAAATAAACGGCAATGCTAACAGCAACGCTAACAGCAATGCTAACTCCTTAAATAACAAAGATGGCCCTCCTGAAAGCCCGCCAATCAAGCCTGTCCAACCAGTTGAGGAGTTATATGATATCCCAATTG GGGCGACAACAGACAACTTGCCACCCGGTGTTTTGTACAGGGTGAAAGCAACTTACAAGTACACGCGTGAAGATGTGGACGAATTGTCGTTCGACGTTGGGGAGATCATTCGTGTTATCGAGTATGAAGACCCCGAGGAACAG GAGGAAGGGTGGTTAATGGGTGTGAAGGAAGGATCTACTGAGAAGGGCATGTTCCCAGCAAACTTTACGAAACCACTGTGA
- the LOC107223715 gene encoding amphiphysin isoform X2 translates to MPAFVCTYLHTFNSAIHLFLQNLGKVDRTADDIFDEHLQNFTRQQNAANRLQKEFNNYIRCIRAVQAASKTLMDSLNEIYESQWTGHDLLYVQAQNMDMLWQDFTHKLADQVLVPLNTYQSQFPEMRKKIDKRGRKLVDYDGQRHSFQSLQGNPKKRDELKVSRGKEQLDEAKRTYEQLNSELHDELPALYDSRVLFLVTNLQTLFAAEQVFHAETAKVYSELEAIVDKLANESQRGSYTLKKNSESQSPKSPNANSSLIINTQPAQNNISAVLGETTVAAGDTSPTTQINGNANSNANSNANSLNNKDGPPESPPIKPVQPVEELYDIPIDVEYQNGTNLSIGATTDNLPPGVLYRVKATYKYTREDVDELSFDVGEIIRVIEYEDPEEQEEGWLMGVKEGSTEKGMFPANFTKPL, encoded by the exons ATGCCCGCGTTCGTATGTACATATCTACATACCTTCAACTCTGCAATACACCtt tttcttcaaaatttggGAAAGGTAGACCGGACAGCTGACGACATCTTCGATGAACATTTACAAAACTTCACAAGACAGCAGAATGCGGCCAACAGGCTTCAAAAAGAGTTCAACAATTACATTAGGTGTATCAGAG CGGTACAGGCGGCTTCAAAAACGCTCATGGATTCCTTGAATGAAATCTATGAGAGCCAGTGGACCGGACACGACCTTCTGTACGTTCAGGCACAGAATATGGACATGCTGTGGCAGGATTTCACTCATAAATTGGCCGATCAAGTCCTTGTCCCCCTCAACACATACCAAAGCCAGTTTCCTGAGATGAGG aaaaaaatagacaaGAGAGGACGTAAGCTTGTCGACTACGATGGACAGAGACATAGCTTCCAGTCGTTACAAGGCAATCCGAAGAAACGAGACGAGCTTAAAGTTTCGCGAGGCAAAGAACAATTGGATGAAGCTAAACGAACTTACGAACAGCTGAATTCAGAACTTCATGACGAATTGCCTGCGCTATACGACTCCCGTGTTCTTTTCTTGGTTACTAATCTGCAGACTCTTTTCGCCGCCGAGCAAGTATTTCATGCTGAGACAGCCAAG GTCTATTCTGAGCTTGAAGCAATAGTAGACAAATTAGCCAACGAAAGTCAGCGAGGATCTTATACATTGAAGAAAAACTCTGAGTCGCAATCGCCAAAATCGCCAAACGCTAATTCGTC ATTGATAATCAACACGCAACCAGCGCAGAATAATATATCAGCAG TATTGGGCGAGACGACTGTCGCTGCTGGAGATACTTCACCTACTACTCAAATAAACGGCAATGCTAACAGCAACGCTAACAGCAATGCTAACTCCTTAAATAACAAAGATGGCCCTCCTGAAAGCCCGCCAATCAAGCCTGTCCAACCAGTTGAGGAGTTATATGATATCCCAATTG ACGTGGAATATCAAAATGGTACCAATTTATCTATAGGGGCGACAACAGACAACTTGCCACCCGGTGTTTTGTACAGGGTGAAAGCAACTTACAAGTACACGCGTGAAGATGTGGACGAATTGTCGTTCGACGTTGGGGAGATCATTCGTGTTATCGAGTATGAAGACCCCGAGGAACAG GAGGAAGGGTGGTTAATGGGTGTGAAGGAAGGATCTACTGAGAAGGGCATGTTCCCAGCAAACTTTACGAAACCACTGTGA